The DNA window CCACTAGGGGGTTAAGAGATCAAAACGGGGTGCTCCAGCCAGCTAACTGGTATTATATGGGGCGTTGGGAGGGCTATTTAATGAACGCCCCTTGGCGGCATACACGCGAAGAGGACGAGTCGCACGCCAAAAATTACATTTTATACAATGCCTATCTAAGCTACACCTACAAAGACATTTTTGGGATCAAGGCGGGGCGGTATTTAAGCCCTGAAGCGTTGTTTTTGCGTGGCTATAATCAAGGCTTTACCCTCTTTTTGCATTTAGGCAAATTCAAGCTTAGATGGTTTAGCACTTATGGACGGGGTTTGGCTAATATCCAGTTTATCCGCAACTTCTACGCCCCTGTGAGCTATGAATTTAGCGATGGCAGACGGGTCAATTACGGCATGCACGCGGTGAGCCTAGCTTACAACACCAAACACTACACCCTCATGCCCTTCTTTTGGTTTTACCCTAAAAACTTCAACGCTCCGGGTGTGCAGTTAAGTGCTGTATTTGAGCGGGGGCAGTTTAAACTCCAAAGCGATGTCTATGCATGGTTTCCCATTTATAGCCACGCTCTAGCCAAGACTTATTATCGGGGCAATTTAATCGGTACAGCCACAGCGACTTTACTCGTGCGCCAAAGGCTGTATTACAAAAACTACTACATCGGTTGGGGTGTGTATAAAAACTTTGGCAACTCCAATGCCCAGCTGGG is part of the Helicobacter sp. NHP19-003 genome and encodes:
- a CDS encoding outer membrane family protein, which produces MTPKGSIFRVLIALLFTTHLQAFNYKISGRVGSFSRIGFNNAPINTNKGLYPTGSYVTTIGALEINANLLPKSVENQKLEVGLGGEIGGLAYDSTRGLRDQNGVLQPANWYYMGRWEGYLMNAPWRHTREEDESHAKNYILYNAYLSYTYKDIFGIKAGRYLSPEALFLRGYNQGFTLFLHLGKFKLRWFSTYGRGLANIQFIRNFYAPVSYEFSDGRRVNYGMHAVSLAYNTKHYTLMPFFWFYPKNFNAPGVQLSAVFERGQFKLQSDVYAWFPIYSHALAKTYYRGNLIGTATATLLVRQRLYYKNYYIGWGVYKNFGNSNAQLGWNGSPVSFDTTDDTPYEDAYTNLYDANALTLHARVGGKFHDFSWYLLGKLTFAPRANAQSLGVTCEYNLGKHIHLMLRLNGYEVRMHRGYKVDYFGAPNPKFAPTTQDRSYVMTSISYDLEI